In Colletotrichum lupini chromosome 6, complete sequence, a single window of DNA contains:
- a CDS encoding chitin deacetylase — protein MTKIVPSRASRRISRLTLNMSILELLVLALAGTAVASPPLGIRAVSPDNSCGKTGNGGSSKAYTCPTNLPCCSVNGWCGSTDAYCLPANGCQTGFGTCKGTTSSKAPAAASSSKASVSASKAPVSSPSSTAVAVNVSPDNSCGKTGNGGSAAGYSCPTDLPCCSVNGWCGSTNDYCLATNGCQTGFGTCTNDGSPPAGGGDGGDSGSGVCGPDNGNAKCAANECCSAAGFCGTTAEHCKAPDCLFQYGPACDANKIPPGQNTSSIARPKLGSVEYGGPGVYSCVKPGDVALTYDDGPAAYTNDLLDLLKKYNASATFMITGINNAKGEIDNTTFPWANTIKRMYSEGHQIASHTWSHADLCTITSAQRKDEMYKLEMAVRNIIGVFPTYMRPPYSSCTAACGCERDMKALGYSIIYFDLDTADYLHDSATEIQQSKDIVTQAIAAKPAASDNFLVIGHDIHYQTVYNLTEFTLQKFKGKNMVTIGECLGDPKANWYRTDARTTLG, from the exons ATGACAAAGATAGTCCCATCTCGAGCCTCTAGAAGGATCTCGCGGCTCACC CTCAACATGTCTATTCTCGAGCTCCTCGTGCTCGCCCTCGCTGGAACGGCTGTGGCCTCGCCTCCCCTCGGCATCCGGGCCGTCTCCCCAGATAACTCATGTGGAAAGACTGGAAACGGAGGTAGCTCCAAGGCGTACACCTGCCCTACGAATTTGCCATGCTGTTCAGTCAATGGCTGGTGCGGCTCTACTGACGCCTACTGCTTGCCCGCCAACGGTTGCCAGACCGGCTTTGGTACGTGTAAGGGAACGACGAGTAGCAAGGCCCCAGCGGCAGCAAGCAGCAGCAAAGCATCAGTGAGCGCTAGCAAGGCACCAGTCAGCAGTCCCAGCAGCACCGCAGTGGCAGTCAACGTCTCTCCCGATAACTCGTGCGGAAAGACTGGTAACGGGGGTAGCGCGGCGGGTTACTCTTGCCCGACGGATCTGCCCTGCTGCTCCGTCAACGGCTGGTGCGGTTCGACCAACGACTATTGTCTGGCGACCAATGGCTGCCAGACTGGGTTCGGTACTTGCACAAACGACGGCAGCCCGCCGGCAGGCGGTGGTGACGGCGGAGACTCCGGGTCAGGGGTCTGCGGCCCGGATAACGGGAACGCCAAGTGCGCCGCGAACGAGTGCTGCTCTGCTGCAGG ATTCTGCGGAACAACTGCCG AGCACTGCAAGGCTCCCGACTGCTTGTTCCAGTATGGCCCGGCATGCGACGCCAATAAGATTCCTCCTGGTCAGAACACCTCCAGCATTGCCCGTCCCAAGCTCGGCTCGGTCGAGTATGGCGGTCCTGGTGTATACAGCTGCGTTAAGCCCGGTGACGTTGCCCTAACTTATGACGATGGCCCGGCCGCGTACACAAACGACCTGTTGGATCTCTTGAAGAAGTACAATGCCTCGGCCACATTCATGATCACTGGCATCAACAATGCAAAGGGTGAAATCGACAATACCACTTTCCCCTGGGCCAACACCATCAA GCGCATGTACTCCGAAGGCCACCAAATTGCCAGCCACACTTGGTCTCACGCTGATCTG TGCACCATCACCTCGGCGCAGCGCAAGGATGAGATGTACAAACTCGAGATGGCTGTCCGTAACATCATCGGCGTCTTCCCTACTTACATGAG ACCCCCTTACTCCTCCTGCACAGCCGCCTGCGGCTGCGAGCGCGACATGAAGGCACTCGGCTACTCCATCATCTACTTCGACCTCGACACCGCCGACTACCTCCACGACAGCGCCACGGAGATCCAGCAGTCCAAGGACATTGTCACCCAGGCCATCGCCGCCAAGCCTGCGGCCAGCGACAACTTCCTCGTCATTGGCCACGACATCCACTACCAGACCGTTTACAACCTCACAGAGTTCACGCTTCAAAAGTTCAAGGGCAAGAACATGGTCACCATTGGCGAGTGCCTCGGCGATCCCAAAGCCAACTGGTACCGAACGGATGCGCGCACCACCCTTGGCTAA
- a CDS encoding cyclin, whose translation MAEAALSGTLEARTEAQSLAVRTEGAEASATFSGPGWLNPWVKPQTPRHDQAGRLWKRDGTWSGRQPMVLWLPRVFSISQQTFFRVQPGQSRIHPHTASTLAWLPPRFSNFLISLRLSPGLRHFDIPAAPFEVSSISPQATDNRYTFSLLSPLKLLLHPQDSFLFILILTLPQSKPSPRHHPSSPPGPLFESLTAIYLSSSAVRPSYSSPVAHKETEFSYEISLSRDYILSHRSRQRHPRRDFSFSESQEATPCPPFAATASRDLKKSVRTSQSWRLWSHSQYGPHCIPHHFCPKPNLLIPLPLPLYCTLLLGLSIFASLSIGSWDATDLAHQVFGVEPEQAFCPRSSRPSSSFPKHKVALSYTVSAWNLTFENPTPQILNLTYSVDKMPVTRPARATRLVSNENDENSGTTRMTRAKAAALSVDELAAPGKALATKKSATNAIPAAQRTKRAALGDVSNVNKPEAGAGKKPTGKVGLVSKAEKPTGITKKSTSTTRSVAPREKKDKAPGSGSGAISKRKVTTKVIKEEKEISLDDSEPMRKKPATESRTKSDQENVKSQTPVESEPVNANKPFVYPKNVTNLDEEDLDDPLMVAEYANEIFEYLKDLECNSIPNPNYMEHQDDLEWKTRGILVDWLIEVHTRFHLLPETLFLAINIIDRFLSEKVVQLDRLQLVGITAMFIASKYEEVLSPHVANFRHVADDGFSEAEILSAERFVLGTLNYDLSYPNPMNFLRRISKADNYDIQCRTIGKYLMEISLLDHRFMAYRPSHVAAGAMYLARLILDRGDWDDTIAFYAGYNEEEIEPVVRLMVDYLARPVVHEAFFKKYASKKFLKASILTRQWAKKSAPHFGIVDVHLSLDQISNKEDEHYPEEEEEEEANY comes from the exons ATGGCTGAAGCGGCTCTATCAGGTACGCTTGAGGCCA GAACGGAAGCCCAGTCATTGGCGGTACGTACTGAAGGGGCAGAAGCTTCAGCCACATTTAGTGGACCTGGGTGGCTGAACCCTTGGGTTAAGCCTCAGACGCCTCGACACGACCAGGCAGGCCGCCTCTGGAAGCGTGACGGGACGTGGTCGGGAAGGCAGCCAATGGTGCTCTGGTTGCCCCGCG TCTTCTCCATCAGCCAGCAGACCTTCTTTCGCGTGCAGCCGGGGCAATCGCGTATCCACCCTCACACTGCTTCCACTCTCGCTTGGCTACCACCACGATTCTCGAACTTCCTCATAAGCCTACGATTATCTCCGGGTTTAAGGCACTTTGATATTCCTGCTGCTCCTTTCGAGGTATCTTCAATCTCGCCCCAGGCAACCGACAACAGATACACATTCTCACTACTGTCACCGCTCAAGCTGCTCCTCCATCCTCAAGACAGCTTCTTATTCATTCTCATCCTCACTTTACCACAATCGAAACCATCACCACGGCATCATCCTTCTT CACCGCCAGGCCCTCTATTTGAATCACTCACGGCA ATATATCTGTCTAGCTCAGCTGTCCGGCCCTCATATTCTTCACCTGTTGCACACAAAGAAACCGAATTCTCTTATGAGATTTCACTGAGTCGCGACTACATCCTCAGCCATCGTTCACGACAAAGACACCCCCGACGCGACTTTTCCTTTAGCGAGAGTCAAGAAGCCACTCCCTGTCCGCCGTTCGC GGCCACCGCGAGCCGCGACTTGAAAAAATCGGTACGTACCTCCCAAAGCTGGCGGCTCTGGTCCCATTCACAATACGGTCCCCACTGCATACCACATCAC TTTTGCCCGAAGCCCAATCTCCTAATACCCCTACCTCTACCTCTGTATTGCACTCTCCTCCTTGGTCTCAGCATCTTTGCATCTTTGTCAATTGGCTCTTGGGACGCGACTGATCTCGCCCATCAAGTGTTTGGCGTCGAGCCTGAGCAAGCGTTTTGCCCGCGTTCGAGTCGCCCGTCATCATCATTCCCCAAG CATAAAGTTGCTTTATCCTATACTGTCTCTGCTTGGAACCTTACCTTTGAG AATCCTACACCTCAGATACTCAACTTGACATACTCAGTTGACAAGATGCCC GTTACCCGTCCGGCGCGTGCAACACGCCTCGTTTCGAACGAGAACGATGAGAACAGCGGAACCACGCGCATGACGCGTGCCAAAGCAGCTGCACTAAGCGTTGACGAGCTTGCTGCCCCAGGAAAGGCTCTCGCCACGAAGAAGTCTGCAACCAACGCGATCCCGGCAGCTCAACGAACCAAACGCGCCGCCCTCGGCGACGTCAGCAATGTTAACAAGCCAGAGGCTGGCGCAGGCAAGAAGCCTACCGGCAAGGTTGGCCTCGTCTCCAAGGCTGAGAAGCCTACTGGAATCACCAAGAAGTCTACCAGCACCACCAGATCTGTGGCACCCAGAGAGAAGAAGGACAAGGCACCCGGCTCAGGATCCGGCGCGATCTCGAAGAGAAAGGTCACGACCAAGGTCAtcaaggaggagaaggagatctCTCTGGACGACAGCGAACCTATGCGCAAGAAGCCAGCTACCGAGAGCCGAACCAAGTCCGACCAGGAGAACGTCAAGAGCCAGACTCCAGTCGAGTCTGAGCCCGTCAATGCCAACAAGCCCTTCGTCTACCCCAAGAATGTTACCAACCTGGACGAGGAGGACCTGGATGACCCGTTGATGGTGGCCGAGTATGCCAATGAGATCTTTGAATATCTCAAGGATTTGGAGTGCAACTCCATTCCCAACCCCAACTACATGGAGCACCAAGACGACTTGGAGTGGAAGACGCGTGGAATTCTAGTCGACTGGTTGATTGAGGTGCACACGCGCTTCCACCTCCTCCCTGAGACTCTTTTCCTGGCCATCAACATCATTGACCGCTTCCTCTCGGAAAAGGTCGTGCAGCTCGACCGCCTGCAGCTTGTTGGCATCACCGCTATGTTCATCGCCTCCAAGTACGAGGAAGTTTTGTCGCCTCACGTCGCCAACTTTCGCCATGTTGCCGATGATGGATTTAGCGAGGCTGAGATCCTCAGCGCGGAGCGATTCGTTCTTGGAACCCTGAACTATGATCTGAGCTACCCCAACCCTATGAACTTCCTGCGTCGCATCAGCAAGGCCGACAACTACGACATTCAGTGCCGTACCATCGGCAAGTACCTAATGGAGATCAGCCTCCTCGACCACCGTTTCATGGCATACCGTCCCAGTCATGTCGCGGCCGGTGCTATGTACCTGGCCCGCCTCATCCTGGACCGTGGTGACTGG GATGACACCATCGCATTCTATGCTGGCTACAACGAAGAGGAGATTGAGCCCGTCGTTCGCCTCATGGTGGACTATCTTGCCCGCCCGGTCGTCCACGAGGCCTTCTTCAAGAAGTATGCGAGCAAGAAATTCCTCAAGG CCTCCATCCTCACCCGCCAATGGGCGAAGAAGAGTGCTCCTCACTTCGGCATTGTCGATGTTCATCTATCCCTGGACCAGATCTCAAACAAAGAAGACGAGCACTATcctgaggaagaggaggaggaggaggccaaCTATTAG
- a CDS encoding 50S ribosomal protein L2 gives MSRSMMLLSAQRSCSSLLGSTAFRGLAIRQYATATRKKSVEKPATKSSEPAATAPTIEKANNDSVIMRTYKPRTPGVRHLKRPINDHLWKGRPFLPLTYPKKGHGKGGRNNSGRITVRHHGGGAKRRIRTVDFERWQAGPHLVDRIEYDPGRSAHIALLSNKSTGRKSYIVAAEGMRAGDVVHSYRSGIPKDLLDSMGGVVDPGILAAKTAWRGNCLPMHMIPVGTVIFNVGSRAKGGAVFCRSAGTYAILVSKEEETRDDGTKVVTGKYINVRLQSGEIRRVSKDACATIGVASNPHHQYRQLGKAGRSRWLNIRPTVRGLAMNSVDHPHGGGRGKSKGNRHPTSPWGTPAKGGFKTRRKHNFNKWVVEPRTDANRHLPSLKRRSMPLL, from the exons ATGTCGCGCTCTATGATGCTCTTGTCAGCTCAGAGGAGCTGCTCAAGTCTCCTCGGTTCGACCGCCTTTCGTGGGCTTGCGATTCGACAATATGCCACTGCCACGAGGAAGAAGTCCGTCGAGAAGCCCGCCACGAAATCCAGCGAGCCTGCCGCAACTGCCCCCACTATCGAGAAAGCAAACAACGACTCCGTAATTATGCGCACCTACAAGCCGCGAACACCCGGAGTCCGTCATCTGAAGCGTCCGATCAACGATCACCTGTGGAAGGGCCGACCCTTCCTGCCACTGACCTACCCCAAGAAGGGCCACGGCAAGGGAGGTCGTAACAACTCTGGAAGGATCACCGTCAGACATCACGGAGGTGGCGCGAAGAGGAGGATACGAACCGTTGATTTTGAGCGCTGGCAGGCTGGTCCGCATCTGGTCGATCGCATCGAGTACGATCCGGGTCGAAGTGCTCACATTGCGCTGCTCTCGAACAAGTCTACCGGGCGCAAGAGCTACATCGTTGCTGCTGAGGGTATGCGTGCCGGCGACGTCGTCCACAGCTACCGTTCCGGTATCCCCAAGGACCTTCTTGACAGCATGGGTGGCGTCGTCGATCCCGGTATTTTGGCAGCCAAAACGGCCTGGAGAGGCAACTGCTTGCCCATGCACATGATTCCTGTTGGTACTGTTATCTTCAACGTCGGCTCGAGAGCCAAGGGCGGTGCTGTGTTCTGTCGCAGTGCTGGTACCTACGCAATCTTGGTTTCCAAGGAGGAAGAGACCAGGGACGACGGTACCAAGGTTGTTACGGGCAAGTACATCAACGTTCGTCTTCAGAGCGGCGAGATTCGCAGAGTCAGCAAAGACGCTTGCGCAACGATTGGAGTCGCTAGCAACCCCCACCACCAGTACAGACAATTGGGCAAGGCCGGACGAAGCAGATGGCTCAACATTCGCCCCACGGTTCGTGGTCTTGCCATGAACTCCG TTGACCACCCTCACGGTGGTGGTCGTGGTAAGTCGAAGGGTAATCGCCACCCTACCAGTCCATGGGGCACTCCC GCCAAGGGCGGCTTCAAGACCCGTCGCAAGCACAACTTCAACAAGTGGGTTGTCGAGCCCAGA ACGGACGCGAACAGACATTTACCGAGCCTGAAACGACGCTCGATGCCCCTGCTGTAA